DNA from Synechococcus sp. CBW1108:
GCCCTCAGCAGCAACCTGCATGAGCGCCCCGCATGACTGAGGTTCTGCTGGCCCTCGGACTGATTGCGCTGGTCGGCAGCCTGCTGCGTTACCTGTTCCCCGATCTCGATGTGGAGGCCGCACTCAGAACCATCGGCATGCTGGTGCTGAACGTGTTTCTGCCGGCCCTGGTGTTTCGGGTGATCTGCAGCGTGCCGACCGGAGTCGAAATGGTTCAGATCCCGCTGGTAAGGGGGATCAGCGTGGCGTGCTGCCTGGCTCTAGCGGTGCTGCTCTTTCACCCCCTGGGGCTGCGTTCCGAAGAAAAGGGAGCCCTGATTCTCGCCAGCGCCTTCGGCAATGTCACCTACCTGGGGCTGGCGGTGCTGCAGGGGCTATTCCCTTCGCTCTCCCTGCAGGTCGCGAAGGTGGCCATCCTCAGCGAGGTGACCACCACACCCCTCAATCTCAGCGTGGGAGTGGCACTGGGCGAGAGCTTCAGCGGCAAGCCGCGCAGCGGGGTGCTGCGGCAGGCCTTCCGGGCCGTGGCCACGATGCCGGCGCTCTGGGCCATCGTTCTGGCCCTGTCCTGGACCGCCAGTGGCGTGCCGGTGCCGGGCTTTCTGATGGAAGCCACGCGGATTCTCGGTAACACCGTCACCGGGTTGATGATGCTGTCGCTCGGCATGGGGCTGCGCTACCGACGCATCCACCAACCATTGCCGCTGCTGCTGGCCAGTGCCATCAAGTTACTGGTGTCACCGCTGGTGGTGCTTGCCGCAGCCAGCTGGATCGGCCTGCAGCAGCCATACCTACAGGCCGTGGTGCTGGAGGGGGCCATGCCCACCCAGCTGCTCACCTTCGTGATCGCCGATCGGGTCGGTCTGGATGTGGAGCGTCTGGCGGTCTGCATCCTGATCAACACCGCCGCGTCGTTCGTGACGATCCCGCTGCTCAATGGCTGGCTATTCGGTTGATCCGGCCTGCAGGCGGAGGCGCCGCCGCACAGCAACGATACCGATGTGGTGGTGCACCACGAACCCGCCATCTCAGCGCCCGATCACGTGATCGATCTAGAACGGGCCATAGGGGCGCTAAAAATTCCAGTGGGCACAACTACCACCGCTCGATTTCAGGCGAGGAAGGCAGTCTCGTGCTCAACCAATCAATCCGCGATCCGGCCTTCAGCTACGCAACCGAGTTCATCCCCATGTGCCTGGCCGACCGACCCGATCTGCAGACAGCCCGGGCCATAGAGCCCTGGCGCTGGAGCGGGCATAACGGCCACATCCGCGCCAACACCGTGCGTGGCTGTCCCTACCTATTGGATGATGCCTTCATGACACATGACTTCGAGGATTGGCCTGTCAAATGAGCTGGAAACAAGCGAGATGGCTGCTACTGGCCGGAGGAGCAGCGGCCGGGATCCTCTTAAGCAGCTATCCAACGACACCCCAGCTCTCGCGCTGCCCTGAGATCGGCAGCCTCCCTGGCATCGTGCTGGGAATGTTCATGGCCACAACGATCATCCATACATTGGTGACGTCCATACAGTCCGACTTTGTGCACTCAAAACGTCTCAGCAATTGGCGCTCAACAAGCAGCATTCGCTGCCACTTGCTGATTGCCATTGGAGCACTCATTACAGCAGGCACATTATTCCTAGAGATCCTTCTATGGGCCTGGGTCTACCGCCACGTCGGCGCGATTCAAAGCCTAGAAGAAAGTTTGTATTTCTCGGGCATTACATTCACAACAGTTGGCTATGGAGACGTCACCCTGGCCAAACGCTGGCAATTATTAAGCGTGGGAGAAGCCTTGAACGGGGTCTTGATGGCCGGGTGGAGCGCCGCCCAACTGATATTCCTCGTCCAGAGGATGATGATCTTTAGCGTACAAACTGAAGGGGCAAAGCCAGATTGCCCCCCCCCAATCTCAAGCCATCATCCATTTGCCCCGCTGGGACCAGTCGCGCGACCGATGGAAGAGAGATAACGACAATGAACAGGCCTAGACCAGTACACAGCAAGAGGAATTGCGACCAGCTCATTGAGCAACATCGCGCGGACGTAGGAAGCCACGTCAATTTCGCCTTGGCTAAGCAGCCAGAGTTGAACCATCAAGATCTTGAAAACCCCAATCCACAAAACCACCCATAGCCAGGAAAGAGCCTTCAGCGACTTCCCGCTTGTAACACCAAACATGGCGAGCAATACGGCAAGCGAAATCACTATGCCTAGCAGGCGGTGGAGCACAAGGCCCTCAATGCCACGGACTGAATACAGCCGC
Protein-coding regions in this window:
- a CDS encoding AEC family transporter, with product MTEVLLALGLIALVGSLLRYLFPDLDVEAALRTIGMLVLNVFLPALVFRVICSVPTGVEMVQIPLVRGISVACCLALAVLLFHPLGLRSEEKGALILASAFGNVTYLGLAVLQGLFPSLSLQVAKVAILSEVTTTPLNLSVGVALGESFSGKPRSGVLRQAFRAVATMPALWAIVLALSWTASGVPVPGFLMEATRILGNTVTGLMMLSLGMGLRYRRIHQPLPLLLASAIKLLVSPLVVLAAASWIGLQQPYLQAVVLEGAMPTQLLTFVIADRVGLDVERLAVCILINTAASFVTIPLLNGWLFG
- a CDS encoding potassium channel family protein, which translates into the protein MSWKQARWLLLAGGAAAGILLSSYPTTPQLSRCPEIGSLPGIVLGMFMATTIIHTLVTSIQSDFVHSKRLSNWRSTSSIRCHLLIAIGALITAGTLFLEILLWAWVYRHVGAIQSLEESLYFSGITFTTVGYGDVTLAKRWQLLSVGEALNGVLMAGWSAAQLIFLVQRMMIFSVQTEGAKPDCPPPISSHHPFAPLGPVARPMEER